One stretch of Erythrolamprus reginae isolate rEryReg1 chromosome 7, rEryReg1.hap1, whole genome shotgun sequence DNA includes these proteins:
- the LOC139170668 gene encoding actin-binding LIM protein 2-like, with amino-acid sequence MLVQQALCPRGFLPSLSFLLPSLLPSHQPPPRGWKIFNVGNCGFLLVESSWLTLKGDVDFRTNSPDLDTQSLPQSPGTDRQLQRLQSNTNCTYLRFPYSKSASLPDYGRQGLQHAAAGVGPEEEQEATWERESLSVAQK; translated from the exons ATGTTGGTGCAACAGGCCCTCTGCCCTCGGGGCTTCCTCCCTTCGCTTAGCTTCCTGTTGCCCTCCCTGCTCccctcccaccagccccccccccggggg TGGAAGATATTTAATGTTGGGAATTGTGGTTTTCTCCTAGTTGAATCCAGCTGGCTGACCTTGAAAGGGGACGTGGACTTCAGAACCAACTCTCCTGACTTGGACACTCAGTCACTGCCTCAAAGTCCCGGGACGGACCGGCAACTTCAGCGGCTGCAGAGCAACACCAACTGCACCTACTTAC GGTTCCCGTACTCCAAATCGGCCTCTCTCCCCGACTACGGAAGGCAAGGGCTGCAGCAC gCTGCTGCAGGTGTGGGCcccgaggaggagcaggaggccaCCTGGGAAAGAGAG AGCTTGAGTGTtgcacaaaaataa
- the LOC139169996 gene encoding solute carrier family 2, facilitated glucose transporter member 3-like, producing the protein MEAINYAEQGKRQITCSLLTAVSVAAIGSLQFGYNTGVINAPEKILKRFFNDTLLERTGSFISEGLQTALWSLSVAIFSVGGMIGSFSVGVFVNRFGRRNSMLLVNVLAIVGGVLMGLSKVASAVEMLIIGRFVIGVFCGLCTGLVPMYISEVSPTDLRGAFGTLNQLGIVVGILVAQIFGLDVILGTETLWPVLLGFTILPALLQLVILPFCPESPRFLLINKMEEEAAVQVLQRLRGVPDVSSDIQEMKEESAKMSQEKKVTIPELFRSPSYRQAILIAIALQLSQQLSGINAVFYYSTGIFEDAGVKQPVYATVGAGVVNTVFTVVSLFLVERAGRRTLHLVGLGGMAVCATLMTVALALKNLVPAMSYVSIFGTFAFVALFEIGPGPIPWFIVSELFSQGPRPAAVAVAGFCNWASNFLVGMLFPYAEKAFGPYVFLIFVTFLLLFFFFTFFKVPETKGRTFEDISRGFERQSTNGLLRPPAPRAPWWN; encoded by the exons AGGCAGATCACCTGCTCGCTCTTGACTGCGGTGTCTGTGGCCGCGATCGGGTCCCTCCAGTTCGGGTACAACACGGGAGTCATCAATGCTCCTGAGAag ATCCTCAAGCGCTTCTTCAATGACACCTTGCTGGAGCGGACGGGGTCCTTCATCTCGGAGGGCCTGCAGACCGCTCTGTGGTCCCTTTCGGTGGCCATCTTCTCGGTTGGAGGGATGATCGGCTCCTTCTCGGTTGGGGTTTTTGTCAACCGCTTTGGCAG GAGGAACTCGATGCTGCTGGTGAACGTGCTGGCCATTGTGGGAGGGGTCCTGATGGGCCTCTCTAAAGTGGCCTCGGCCGTGGAGATGCTGATCATCGGGCGCTTCGTCATCGGGGTCTTCTGCGGCCTCTGCACCGGCCTGGTGCCCATGTACATCAGCGAGGTCTCCCCCACTGACTTACGGGGGGCTTTCGGCACCCTGAACCAGCTGGGCATCGTGGTGGGCATCCTGGTGGCTCAG ATCTTCGGCCTGGATGTCATCCTGGGGACGGAGACACTCTGGCCGGTCCTGCTGGGCTTCACCATCCTCCCGGCCCTCCTGCAGCTGGTCATCCTCCCCTTCTGCCCAGAGAGCCCCCGTTTCCTGCTGATCAACaagatggaggaggaggcggcCGTCCAAG tgCTCCAGCGGCTGCGGGGCGTCCCGGACGTGTCCAGCGACATCCAGGAGATGAAGGAGGAGAGCGCCAAGATGTCCCAGGAGAAGAAAGTCACCATCCCGGAGCTCTTCCGCTCCCCCAGCTACCGCCAGGCCATCCTCATCGCCATCGCCCTCCAGCTCTCCCAGCAGCTCTCGGGCATCAACGCG GTCTTCTACTATTCCACGGGGATCTTTGAAGATGCCGGAGTGAAGCAACCCGTTTACGCCACTGTCGGGGCCGGCGTGGTGAACACCGTCTTCACTGTGGTGTCG CTCTTCCTCGTGGAGCGGGCGGGGCGCCGGACCCTCCACCTGGTGGGCCTGGGGGGCATGGCTGTCTGCGCAACCCTCATGACGGTGGCCCTGGCACTGAAG AACCTGGTGCCTGCTATGAGCTACGTCAGTATTTTTGGCACTTTCGCCTTTGTGGCTCTCTTTGAAATTGGGCCCGGGCCGATCCCGTGGTTCATCGTGTCCGAACTCTTCAGCCAGGGCCCTCGCCCTGCGGCCGTGGCCGTGGCCGGCTTCTGCAACTGGGCCTCCAACTTCCTGGTGGGCATGCTCTTCCCCTACGCAGAG AAAGCGTTTGGGCCCTACGTCTTCCTGATCTTcgtcaccttcctcctcctcttcttcttcttcaccttctTCAAAGTCCCCGAGACCAAAGGCAGGACTTTTGAGGACATCTCCAGAGGCTTCGAGAGGCAAAGCACCAACGGTCTGCTCCGGCCACCGGCCCCAAGAGCTCCATGGTGGAATTAA